The Vespula pensylvanica isolate Volc-1 chromosome 3, ASM1446617v1, whole genome shotgun sequence nucleotide sequence ACAATTTAAtgtattaatgatttataatcatatatatatatatatacatatataaacaaatatatgtatataacataggTAACTTTTGTAATCATTAACTTGTATATATTCTGTATGtactattttaaataaaaaaatctgacaaaattaaatgtattaataatttttgcttataacaaaaaatattatatatatatatatatatatatatatatatatataaaagtgctTTTATAAACAGAGAgttatatgaatatacatgcatattctattgttttcttcttggatctctaaatttgtataataagaCTATccagaaacaaaataaaggtGCAAAAGATACAGGTGATTATTGATTTCCTTCGGTGAGAGGAAGGTGTGTGTGTGGGGGAGGGTTAAAGGTAAGGTTTGCTTCAGTCTTGCATAAGACTTTGCACCAACCAAACTGATAGTATGAAATCCGTAAAGCCTTTCGCATTTAAATAAGGATGGTATAAATACATCAGAGAGAAATAGACCGATTAAAAATCAGTCTGTGTTTACACGCGATGGAGTTATTTATGtacctatgtgtatatatatatacacacaatatacacacacatacacaatttACTCGTTTATCTTGTAAATTTAATACTTGTCatttagatatacatactttcTATTCAACTATGTAATAATGTGATATTTCAACacatagagaagaaagaaacagatagacagatagacagagagagagagagagagagagagagagaaagagagaaagagagaaagagagagagagaggttatATGAGAAGATAGAGGTCATGTGTCACGATCTTGcctctcttttatataagaaaaaaaaagaaagaaaaaagaaaaccctAACGTAACATCGTCCGTTGCCTTAAAAACAGATCgcaaatgtatgtacatacatatgcaattTTATGTACAACACTTACATAATACCATATTTCCAATAAGACTGGCAGAAACAATGGCCAGTAACGATGTCAAGGATCGTTAAgcgttttcgttttattctaaAACTCACGGTCAAGAACTGCACTAAAatgtgaatttcttttttctacgattcGATTAATACCATTTTTGtccattttctattatcttatttGTGATTAGCTATTCCTAATCGAACTgtattcaatataaatttattgcttaaaaaaaaaatatatatatatatatatttatttaaaaatagttttGGACAAACTTATCTATAAAACTTTGTAAAACTTCTTAATGCGAATGAAACCTTACTAGCCTACTGTActacgtaattttttttgaCCTTGgattattcttctctctttcgtattcaCTACTctcgtataaaattaaaaaaaaaaaagaaaagaaaagaaaagaaaaaatgagggaATAGATTAAATTCTTATCGTCATACACTACAAATATACTCGTAATGACTCATCTTAAagacaaaatatattacgCATTAAATCATGCAAGTAATAAATATCTCCTTCGTTTTGTACCACGATATTTCATTGCTACTAATACTActtgaatttttctaaatacgtttaaaaaaacgcgccaaaaaaaaagagggagagagggggagagagagagagagagagagaacaataaAATAACACGATAAGAAGGTTCACAGGGGTGTGCTCGTGCGCGGCCGTGCGCACTTACGCGGAAAGATTgtaaaaaagggaggaaaaaattataatcccGCGATCTCGAGGGTACTATCGTCATAAAACAAAAGCTTACGCTAGAGATTCGACCAATCAGCGTTGAGTTCGAAAGACCCACCGCCCCAATCGTCGATGCCAACGACATCGACAATGCACGATGACGAGACCATCGCGAAGCCGGtgcaacacacacacattacatatatctataactatatatatttaaacatatgtatatatacatatatatatatttatatatatatacatatacatatatactatatattaataataaaaatttttttaagtatattatatatatatatatatttaccattCAATAACGAACTATCGTTCAAAAAGCGATCCTTAATCGCATGTAATATCAACCCTTCAGTATTTCGCGCTGATGGCTCAAATAAGACATTCTTGAAAACACAACGTAATTAACCTTCAAACTAAATTTCAATAACCTTTTGCAAATGACGTTTCTTATGATTTGCTTTAACGAACGACAACGATCCTTCCAAAGGCACTGTTATATTCTAATTGGAAAAAATCACTTCTGGAGATACCCATCAGAACGTTAGTACGAAACGTTCCGCGACTGGATCAATCCGCCATGTTGCCTTTCAATGTCTCCCTCCTTTGCGTCGTAGTAAGCAAATGGTTCCCCCCTTTCACGCCAGGTGGCGCTACTTTCAAGCCCATATGCACTTTACCGACTGAACAAGAAAGGTCGTgtatctcactctttctttcgttttcttttcttttctttttttttttttttttttttgaaacgttCAATAACTTGTTCCTTTTCgtagactttttttttatttacgtttcgTCTTGTTTCCGTTtggtaaaacaaaaatagagtATGTTAAGAAATATAGCGTATTGCGTCGGGACATATTTATGCATTTCAAAACTAATTTTTatagctctctctttctctcgaaaggGCGTTCACAGGTCGATCTTTAAATGGCTTAAAGGGAATATGCAACTTTACGACCTACTCTACTACAACTCATCGATCCATTCAACGTTCATTCTCCTGACATTTGTACAAATCGAATATAGAAATAGATCGTTGATATTTAACCAGCAATAACTTCTCaatgtctgtatgtatatatgtcggTGCTAATTTTAtaccgaaagaaagaatcaagttttctttttgttttctttcttcttctttttcttctttttcaaaaaatactttcgaaTCTAAAACTCTTGGAAAAATTCGCATAGGGAATAGCGTTCGTATAACTTTGCGGaatagtaaatatttctttataaattattttatcgtacgtactttttcatttccttccttccttccttcgattttttttttctttcttttaatacaacgaaatattgaaaaatgaaataaattttctttccttttctctttgaatcGTCGAAAAATCATATAGGCAAATTTTGAcgggggaaaagaaaatttatttttctatcttgaaTCGATCAAGTTCGTTGAACGTGATATTATTGAACGATTGTTATCTACTTGTttattgcttctttttttttttttttaaatcgatacatACCAAACTTGAGATCGATATTGATATCGATAGGAATGTTCACGACACGCggtaaattgtataatattcgTATTGCTTCCTATagtaacgattaaaaaatatattttttcgttttttcttttttttttttttttctttctatcgtcgtCGACAAGAAATAATCTTATCTAAgaaatatacgtgtatgtagaATATATAGGCCAGTCTAATATTTCCTTTGTTAAAagcaataaaagaaagaaaaaaatatacagcgtgttccaaaagaaaaattacaaatcagTGTAAACTTTTTGTTCAATCGGAAGtcgaatattttgtatttcgtaatcttaaaatattttgtattttatacgcgatataaagaaattttctttaatatatgtacgtattatttttctattatttttaacaaacgagatattcaaataaattattaatatataatcaacctgtatttatctttctccgtctttctcgctctttctgaATGTAGGAACCGATTCGTCTTTGATTagtaaagaagaattaatGACAACGACTAAGCTTGTGTGCAAATGTGATTTACTGAGCGATTATGATTGACGTGCTCGAATTAACGAGCTTCGCTCGCACGAGTCGTGTAAATtataagtaaatacatatatacgtatgtatgtatataatatgtatgtatgtatgtatgtatgtatgtataaaaaaaataattgcggGAATCTTGTTAaagaatagatagaaagaaagaaagaagagaaaagaaaaagaaaaaaaaaagaaataagaaagaaaaaataatacttgtgATCCGAAGACTATTCTCAGGCTTATAGGAAGTAGATAACTTCAAATTAATAACGcaatggaaataataataataataataataataataataataataataataataataataataataataataataataccaaaCGATGATagataatatcataaattattatgagaAATACAGAGTTACAACTTCATTATGACAAAATACAATGAAAACAAGAGAAACCTAAcaatattaaagaataaataaataaataaatatatatatatatatataaaactatctGTTATAGATACGAGATATTTCTAACAGTATCAATTATAACTTTACaccgtttatatatatataaaaaaaaaaaaaaaaaataggaagaaagaaaaaatagtatcTTCTAGATTAACAACATAACGcataaaacgatcgtttttaaATCCACTGAAAATGGTAACAAGATTAAACGTAGATTCTGTCGCATGTTATTATCTGATTCGAATAActtcattgaaaaattctatcaCCATAAAGAATCAGTTGTGTTCTTCGATGGTACCTCGATAACTCTTGGACGATCGATAACTCGtgcctttctttctccacttTCAACGATACCAACGATCCAAGCATTCATATGTTCAACTTTTTCCAATGCCTTGCAATAAACCGCAGCCTGTTCGCGAGGCAATACTACGAGTAATCCACCGGACACCTCTGGTATCGTACCCCGAAGTAATGGCATCGAACTTCCAGTTATTTTTGATAAACCGCACATCTTAGCTATAACCGGCATATTGTGGATTACAAAATTGACGTTGTTCCTTTGACGACGTACCAATAGTTCGGCATGACCAAGAATTCCGTAAGATGATACTTCGCAAGCTGCATGAGCATTGTactgttcgaaaaaaaataaaaaataaaaaaaaaagaaaaaaatttcttttttaattagaattttattagatccggtatctctctttctttttcatctaatGATTTCATAAACACgtcatgtgtgtgtatacatatatatatatatatgtaatatttaatatatattaataatatattatattaataataatgtatattaaataatataataaataatatataatatttatgtaattataattatataagtattacatatatatgtaatatctaataatatattatgtaatatttaatatatattaataatatataatattatatatatatatataaaataatatttatatattaatatattaaataatatacatatataacaatttaattgatttttcttataaaaaaaaattaaccaCAAAGCATACGTATTCTAACCTTTCTCATAAGAATCGCTGCTACACGATTAGTCCTAGTCATAGAATCGACAGCTCTGCAATAAGCTCTTTTAACGTCTTCCTCGTTAACAGTTAGTAATAATCTCGCACGTTTTTCCGGTTGTTCCATCCATTGATATAAGGTAATAGCCAATGTAGTACCTAATGGTTTGGTAAGGACAATAACATCACCAATCGTTGCACCATCAGGTGGTACAAGTTCTTGTTGATGAGTACAAACAGTACTGGCAGTACCGCCTATCCAACTAGACCATGGATTGCCAATAATTTGACATCCTCTGACAAGTGTACCGGCGGTCTTAGCCGTGTCCTTGAAACCACGTATAACCATCGACATAACTATGTTTCTGTCGTTTATTTCTATACGATTAGAGATTCCCAAAAATAATCTGATATTTGTTACTTTGGCTATACCCAAAGCGTATATACCACTGAGCACACTTGAACATGCTATCTTTCCCATTAGATAAGGATCATCGATGATAGGATTAAGAAGGTTACTAGTTTCAACCAAGTATAAATCCAAATGATCCAACTTCGTTACAGAGGTATCCTCGCATGGTAGGatcatcgatctttcgatattttccgATTCCTACGTTTTAACGTTGTTATCATTGTCTCGATATTCGATATACAACAGGTAACACACTCGTATAAAGCGGATATTTCGTATAATaggaattttataaaagtgccatgttataatatacacaAATCGCTTTACGGGGAACTCTGATCTAATAGAAACAAACAATTGGATTaagttacaaatattttattattattattattattattattattattattattattatttttattattttgtttcttaacaTATCtgtgtgattttttttttgattttacaaACAGAACATCGacttgaaaaataagaatatatttttatctgatTCAACCAATTCGTatacaaataatgaaatatatattataatataaaaattgtttaaattataaatggaACGAACGTCATTCCAcgtaaagtatatattttttttttttttttttttttaacgaaataaaataaaatgcataTTTTAATCGACATCGATGTTATCCTTCATACATTATGtgtttcaaataatatataaagctCAGAAAAGATAATATGTCTATAAATTTCAAGATCGTTTTATATCGAAACCGCGTTGTTCAAATACCGCGTTATACGAGGATTACCTGTATAATAATTgcattttaaaaaagtaatctGTACTGACAatcgtggaaagaaaaagaaagaaaattaatattaatcgttatcATGACTTtgtgatctctctctctctctctctctcacacacacacacacacacgcacgcacgcacgcacgcacgcacgcacgcacgcacgcacgcacacactcTCACGTGATAATTAAGTTTTACTCcctcgttaaataaataaaagatttttcttctcacAATTCCTCATTTATCTCTCgaatataatacttttcaaccattagaaagattaaaaaaaaaaaagaaagaaagaaaaaagaaaagaaaagaaaattgaagaaatcgttttatcgatcatcACCTTATCCTCCCACAGGATTTCCTCAAACAATTTCGTCTCATCCCGATCCaacttgtaataatatttctcacgAGTATCACCGGttcttgaaaatttgaaaTCCTTCGAGAGACCATGATCCATAGGTTTGAACAATGACGTATATTCGTAGTACGTACTATTACCAACGAGTTccataaaaaatgtatcaccattaccaccaccattaccaaACCCACTAACACCATCACTGTCTTTAtcgttattctttttgttgttgttgttgttgttggtggtggtgctaCCCGCCATTTGAGACGTCGATACCTTcgacatatttcttttttaatatttcaatattgactgcaacttttctttttctcttttagaagaatcgtttcaacgagagagagaaaaaaaaagaagaaagaaagaaagaagaaataacttTCGCGATGATTACGCGACACTcggattagaaaataattgaatgtGATCATCTCGAGCGTATTCTAAGATACTATCGAATTgttttcgatagatcgatctttTCGTTTGTATCTAACACGtacgatacgtatatatcgactttttttttatataacaaaatgaagaaaagaaaaaaaaaaaaagtgaaacaaGGATATCGATCGGTCTTAAAACTTCTCGTATCTCTGCTATTACTCGAGATATTCGAGTTCAAGgtcgaatgagaaaaaaaaagaaaagaaaagaaaagaccatcatgatttcctttcttttgttctttctctcacgtgaatatttttaaagaagcGTGCCCTGGTGTGATGACATGGTGTATCAAAACGCAATTGGAAATTTTTCAGTATGTccatgaaagaaaggaatacaAGAACGCGATTACTTCTcacgaatatttttacaatgtcACGCAACAGTCACATCACAGTCGGAAATCGTGAATGATTGAACTGTACGTCGAGTCTtgtatgtaattttttctttctctctatttctaatttgttatttgtaaattttccaTTCGAAGTTTAACTTCTGATGAAATGAGAACTCATGTGCTCATAACATCAAagatacgtacacacatacctacgtacatacgttaagtacatacatacgtacgtacgtacgtacgtatcgtatatatacgtataaatacatacatgtacctacgtatagattgaaaaaaaaactttctgaAAGACAGACATAACACTGTCTCGTCACGTTAGCTTAACGCAGTGCAAGTAACAATTACACGGTCAGCTGAGCAGAGATTACACGTACATAATCGTACAGATAAAtcgaaaacatttattattactgaATATCTCCAATCCGTCTCTTCTGGTCGTTTTATTACAAAGGTTTTTCACTTCAAATCTCAATTGTTTGCAAAATCAAATCCGCATTCAATTCTTCGTGTAATCAATTTCATCACTTTAAGCAAATCAAGTTTCcctataaaattcttattccGTATTATCGCTTTTTCCATCTATGAAATGGAAAgtactgaaagaaaaaagattgaaatatgTACTcaaaactaatatatatatatatataaaaaaaaaatagctcatcaaaattatttgttcAATAATCTGCTGAAAGTCTACATTGgtttatatatagatcttGCATTACAGATTCAACTTTTTGCAAATCGTATTCGATTGTTTGCAATGAATGATAAatgatcaaagaaagaaaaaaaaaagtttatgtattataaaaattattatttcttgacAAGAAATTTACATTTGATTATAATGTTTACTATCAAAGCTTaaggaaagaaatcaaaaaaaaaaaaaaaaaaaaaaaaaaaaaaaaaaaaaaaaaaaaaacgtgattTGCAAGATCTGCATACTCGCGCATACATTATGacaaattgaatatataatgaattgaTAATtactattgaaaataattcttttatacctatctttctattgcgtaaaataaaatgtagaatttctttaacaacaaatttatattcgcttttatttgtattaattacgAAACTACGAGAAGAATGATTCTATAGAAAACTTTGATTCGCAAAAAACAGAATGAATGGAatttgcgaaaagaaaaaaaaaagaagaaaaaattaccgatgaaaaatgtgaatttcaacaaatttgaatttcaaatgaaaatccTTTGTAACGAAACtactctcgttctctcgataaattatcgaaaaatacgatattatacgACCCCCATAACAAAACTCTAACGAAGTAACAAAATAGACATATCATTGGATAACAAGTTAGAGATATTTAATCGACGATATCCCTACCTCTGTTTAGTAGCAGAGTACGAATAACTCTGATGTAGATCCTGCCATGTTTCGTCCTTgctatatgaaaaagaaaatccgatAGATCTCCATCGCCTTCGTGAATATCAGTTTCAGCCAAAACTTCTCTCAAGGCTTCTACACGTTCCTCGGGTGTACTTTCGTCAGGTGGTCCAAGttttctttcgagataatCAACAACACCAATGTCTTCCCACAAATCATCTCTATTCATCTTCGCCTTTCTTTCAATATCCtcgtctcttcctcctcctcctgttcCTTCTCTCGTCTCTCGATAACTACTCGTCGCATGATCGACGAGATCACGAGAGGACACGTCCAATCCCGCGTAAGAAACGTCCAATGCGAGACTTTCGAAAGTAGATTCGGTGATCGATGATGACGCGTACCATCCCGATCCACCGCCATCTTGATTTGGATGTACCGGTAAAAGCGCTTGATCTTCGGATTCCCTTAAACTCGGGTCGTTCATGTCCTCATGACCCGATTTATTCGTCGATCGGGGTTTTCGATAgatctccctttttttttgtctgttTGATCGGTCACACGACTCctctaattattttcttctcttttcctttttttcttctcgttcacttttatttacacatttttttttttttttaatacacttTGTCATAATTTAATCGTCACACTTTAAACAGTTCCTCTTTTCGTCGAGACAGTAACAggttcatttatttcttattatcagATTTGATCATCGGATAAACGATAGTTTTAACGAGCTATCATCCAATTGCAAATTTTGATCTATTTAAGTTTTGTAAGTTTTGTCGACGATGCGcatcaattaatatataccCCATACATATTCCTATTCCCCCAcccaaaaagaaaacaaaacaagataagaataaaattatagttaGGATCTAGTTTATACGAGTTAACTCGATCTAAAGATTATCACAAAACCGGATGTTAACGAACCTGGTGAGCCTGGTAGCCATTGGCTAGGTTCGCTGAACTCTATCGAGGATCGAGAATTCGAAAAAGAGCAAATCGATCGAGCGAGATACGTACGATAACGGAATTCAAGCAAACGTCAGCATATCCATGCGAAAAAATTCCACCAAACgacagatttttttcttttattgtatcCGAacgtaggaagaaaaagataaaagatggCGGTACAGTACTAATGGCACATTTTTAGTCGCATTTAATCAGTCATGGGGAAAGATCgtgaatcgatttttatatttatttattcatttaatttgttattaagaaatttatgtcactgtgtataaatatatatagttgagtgaaatatttcaaataatatatactatatatatttcttttttccaagagaaagaataacaaattttGAAGAATACTTTTACTAAATACATGtacatttttgttaaaaattcaatcgtGAGTTTCgatttagttttctttttctttttcttttttttcttcaaacattttcaatagaaattgtttcttcgaaaaatttatttcaaacgagCTACGAATtttgattcgtttcttttcctttttatttgtctgatactttcgatagaaaatttttgaaaaataccATAACAGCCTTCGcttataaatctttattcaaaataactttaagaatttttcgaacgagTCGATATTAACTGAACGTTCATCAAATTGGACGTAATTGgaacgaacacacacacacacacacacacacaccttatttctttctcgaaggTATGATTTTCAACACGAGCATTGAAAGCAATCGATCTTCTCCTTTCCATTGAAAGTTGGATCGCTTTCGCTCTTCCGATGTGATCCATTTATCGAGACCATTTTCGGCTACGATACCCATCTTCATGCACGAACTCATTGAAGAAAATTAGGGGACTTGATACGGAGAAAGGGACCCTCATGAAAACGTTgcaggtaaagaaaaagaaagagagagagagagagagagagagagagagagagagaggaagagtgagaTTAATGATTCAGCTTTCGAAACGAATGCATTCTCGATTGGGACTTTTATAAAAGGACCATCAGAAAAATTCGAACTTTCTTTCACAAAGGTACGAATACTTTCACGAAGATACATCATTTTTTGCCTCTTCTGTTAATAACCCTTTAATACGCgtcatctatctttttcctttgtttttattttattcgaagaaaaaatgttctcgacaaaaaaattattccaaatattatgaaaatattataacggtaataataattttattatttaaacggcacggagaaaaattcaattgtcgaatttcttttctttttttttttttttttacaacacaGTGTAtcaaagaatgaaatatttcgttgcACGTCGCACAAACATGTGATGTTGCGATATTAATTGATACTTTTGTGCATATTGAAGggttaacattattttaataaaaaaattttcgatacaTTCAAAACAAAGAGAGGAGTTAGGGGAAGGGGGAGCAGTTATCCATTATCATCTACAAATCCTAATAAACTCGATAAGTTAACTATAAAGCCAAATGAACGTATACTAGATTAACACATTAAAGTGCAAAGTTATTTTAGCTGATACTAATATGCAAGGTAACGCACCTTGTGATATTAAACGAGTTAAGAACGATAACTcgatacgtgtatatatatatatatataacacttgGAGAATACTTGGAAATCCCTCGTGATAAAATTCACTATCAACTTATCGATTTATTAGTAggcgtaataaaaatatcgttaatttttGCTATGATTAACGTAAACACTCGAAACGAATACTGGTCTCGTTAATGACCatgaaaacgaaattttttattgtcattattattatacaggATGTTACATTTTACTTCACgatttgatttgaaaaaatattctgcAATTGCAATAATGTTCTTTACGATTGATTGAAAGCCATCGCTCGTAAATCAAAtgattacaattttaaaaatatattaataaaattaaatacatgaagaaatagaaaaagaaaacaaatgaaaaagaaattgattaataaattcattggtagttatacgaaaaaaaaaaaaactatttggTAATGtcgtttcaaataaaagatatgtatatgcatcAAAACCATTTTAAATTTCCCGCGAATTTCATTTGATCCTTCAATCAATcgtacttctctctttctctctctctctctttcttattctctatttctttgaatttttattagagtCACATATCGATAGTTGAATCATCGATTATCAATCGATGAGCAATTTCTtccacgaaaaaaaaacaatgaagtGCAACAACGACATacaacaagaaaagaaagaaaaaaaaaaattgtcttcaatccttttataaagtatataatatcgcGACACGTTCGTAAAGAAAGTTATGATATATTTAGTAATTAATGATCTTGTGTAAGTTTGATAGCGTTAGATAGCATTTATCAGATAATATTGTACTTAAAACGATAAGCAAGTTAtcgatttaatgaatttaaaaaaaaaaaaaaaaaatcttaatgaagaaaaaatgcaaaaggTTGTCACATTTCTTGAAGTAATCGGATCAAAACAATTTACTTGTCGACCCAATGCTAaccgatcgatttatcgaatatatttcattcctgtattacataaaaaaagaaagaaaaaaaaattattatattttaatgctATATAAAATtgctaaaatatattaatctattATACTATACACTATTATagcataatatattaatatagtatagtataactataatatatacttataaattctaatatatatatatatatatatatatatatatatatatatatatggtacaTTCActatattataagtataatataaatatactatacactatatacaacatatatacatatatatatattataaaatataataatataaaaataaatttatatatatatatatatatgtatatataaattaacaaataaataaactataattacatttaattcaatattatcaaattatatcgatcgacCATGAGTTCATGAGTGTTAAGGTCATATGACATGTATAATAACacacgataataaaatagttaCCAATAAGAAactatttaattctttctttttttttatatgtaacagaacgattaagaaaaaaatttttttttactatacgATAACTATGTAATCCTTCTTCGGAAGCATCgtataattaatcgaacgaattgcATAATGAAATTCTTTGCGTCTAATAGACACGTGATTAAATGCATCGtcttgaaaggaaagaaaagaagagatacgTGCTTATAACGAAGTTACACGAAGGAAGttaatcatcg carries:
- the LOC122627774 gene encoding inactive selenide, water dikinase-like protein — protein: MSKVSTSQMAGSTTTNNNNNNKKNNDKDSDGVSGFGNGGGNGDTFFMELVGNSTYYEYTSLFKPMDHGLSKDFKFSRTGDTREKYYYKLDRDETKLFEEILWEDKESENIERSMILPCEDTSVTKLDHLDLYLVETSNLLNPIIDDPYLMGKIACSSVLSGIYALGIAKVTNIRLFLGISNRIEINDRNIVMSMVIRGFKDTAKTAGTLVRGCQIIGNPWSSWIGGTASTVCTHQQELVPPDGATIGDVIVLTKPLGTTLAITLYQWMEQPEKRARLLLTVNEEDVKRAYCRAVDSMTRTNRVAAILMRKYNAHAACEVSSYGILGHAELLVRRQRNNVNFVIHNMPVIAKMCGLSKITGSSMPLLRGTIPEVSGGLLVVLPREQAAVYCKALEKVEHMNAWIVGIVESGERKARVIDRPRVIEVPSKNTTDSLW